A window from Akkermansia muciniphila encodes these proteins:
- a CDS encoding threonine/serine ThrE exporter family protein produces MQHTDQIQALSEFLLEYATTLMGAGVHTNRAVRNISRIAAAYGYSADMTIFQRNITMSLICKDDETLRRTSVRKLKPLAFNLNLIQQLSELSWLPVDNNVSIAEMEQAFSSIVRTKRFSRWTDLLLVSVGNAAFCRLFNGDLWAMLTVFVATLLGFLVKQQLSRRKYNPLGVIILSAFAASMAAACAVIFQIGATPQIALATSVLFLVPGVQMINSIMDLMHGHILMGISRGVHSIMMITCITIGLSATMLIVGVNSL; encoded by the coding sequence ATGCAGCATACCGACCAAATACAGGCCCTGTCAGAGTTCCTGCTGGAGTACGCCACCACGCTCATGGGCGCAGGGGTGCACACCAACCGCGCCGTGCGCAATATTTCCCGCATCGCCGCCGCGTACGGGTATAGCGCGGATATGACCATCTTCCAGCGCAATATCACCATGAGCCTGATCTGCAAGGATGACGAGACGCTGCGCCGCACCTCCGTCCGGAAGCTGAAGCCCCTGGCGTTCAATTTGAACCTGATCCAGCAGCTCAGTGAATTGAGCTGGCTCCCGGTGGATAACAACGTCAGCATTGCGGAGATGGAGCAGGCGTTCAGCTCCATCGTGCGTACTAAAAGGTTTTCCCGCTGGACGGACCTGCTGCTGGTCAGCGTGGGCAACGCCGCCTTCTGCCGCCTGTTCAACGGGGACCTGTGGGCCATGCTGACCGTGTTTGTGGCCACCCTGCTGGGCTTCCTGGTCAAGCAGCAGCTCTCCCGGCGGAAATACAATCCGCTGGGCGTGATCATTCTTTCCGCCTTCGCGGCCTCCATGGCGGCCGCGTGCGCCGTCATTTTCCAGATCGGCGCTACGCCGCAGATTGCCCTGGCCACCAGCGTCCTGTTCCTGGTGCCCGGCGTCCAGATGATCAATTCCATCATGGACCTGATGCACGGCCACATCCTGATGGGAATTTCCCGCGGCGTCCATTCCATCATGATGATTACCTGCATCACCATCGGCCTTTCAGCAACCATGCTCATCGTGGGGGTAAACAGCTTATGA
- a CDS encoding threonine/serine exporter family protein translates to MSPDFLSSILLDGLMAAIAATGFAVISNPPKRAIAVSALLAAIGHAFRFYMLHSWSIDISSATFIAAFTIGMLGVMTAKLVKCPAEIFAFPSLLPMIPGVYAYKTILALMQFMQENQDTATMNRLIVDICKNGITAFFIIFSLVIGVAIPMLMFKRLSYTRIIKPGH, encoded by the coding sequence ATGAGCCCGGATTTCCTATCCTCCATCCTCCTGGACGGCCTGATGGCAGCCATCGCCGCCACGGGGTTTGCCGTCATCTCCAATCCGCCCAAGCGCGCCATTGCCGTTTCCGCCCTGCTGGCGGCCATCGGCCACGCCTTCCGGTTTTACATGCTGCATTCCTGGTCCATTGACATTTCCAGCGCCACCTTTATCGCCGCTTTCACCATAGGCATGCTGGGCGTCATGACGGCCAAGCTGGTGAAGTGCCCTGCGGAGATTTTCGCGTTCCCCTCCCTGCTGCCGATGATTCCGGGCGTGTACGCCTACAAGACTATTCTGGCCCTGATGCAGTTCATGCAGGAGAACCAGGATACGGCCACCATGAACCGGCTGATCGTGGATATTTGCAAGAATGGCATCACGGCGTTCTTCATCATCTTCTCCCTGGTGATCGGAGTAGCCATTCCCATGCTGATGTTCAAGAGGTTGAGCTATACCCGGATCATCAAGCCGGGGCATTGA
- a CDS encoding homoserine dehydrogenase: MTEKPIQLGLAGLGTVGSGVYETLCRNHALLEARSKIPFRIKRIAVRNLEKPRETAVPRELLTDDWNDLVNDPEIDIVIELIGGTRQAYELVTLALRAGKPVVTGNKALLAEYGAEIFKLSAEMGTPIYFEASAGGGIPIIQSLQNSLICNHISSIVGIINGTSNYILSAMGEHGADYADALVQAQKLGFAEEDPSLDVNGWDAAHKALILAMLAYGTTISPDKIYVSGIENITSRDFEFARKLGYTIKLLVVIRYHEGQEDALELRVQPCFVHDWHILASVNGVFNAISVTGDIVGETLFYGRGAGKNPTASAVISDVITAMRESRYPEYHTGFNPYAKSCGVMHINDTVTPYYVRFQVADQPGVIAEIARILATFGIGISATSSAPSHIAENGEPWNDLVFILHTCPWGQLQKALAEIARISCVAAEPRVLRIEHLLPQS; this comes from the coding sequence ATGACGGAAAAACCTATACAACTTGGGCTTGCTGGGCTGGGAACGGTCGGTTCCGGCGTGTATGAAACGCTGTGCCGCAACCATGCCCTTCTGGAAGCCCGGAGCAAGATCCCTTTCAGGATCAAGCGCATTGCCGTGCGCAACCTGGAAAAACCCAGGGAAACCGCCGTTCCCCGGGAATTGCTGACGGACGACTGGAATGACCTGGTGAACGATCCGGAAATAGATATCGTCATTGAACTGATCGGCGGCACCCGCCAGGCTTACGAGCTGGTGACGCTGGCCCTGCGGGCAGGAAAGCCCGTCGTCACGGGGAACAAGGCACTTCTGGCGGAGTACGGAGCGGAGATTTTCAAGCTTTCCGCGGAAATGGGCACGCCCATTTATTTTGAAGCTTCCGCCGGAGGCGGCATCCCCATCATCCAGAGCCTTCAGAATTCCCTGATCTGCAACCATATCAGTTCCATTGTAGGCATCATCAACGGAACATCCAATTACATTCTTTCCGCCATGGGGGAACACGGGGCGGATTATGCGGACGCCCTGGTCCAGGCCCAGAAGCTGGGCTTTGCGGAAGAAGACCCCTCCCTGGACGTGAACGGCTGGGACGCCGCCCACAAGGCCCTCATCCTGGCGATGCTGGCGTACGGCACCACCATTTCCCCGGACAAGATTTACGTGAGCGGCATTGAGAACATCACCAGCCGCGATTTCGAGTTTGCCAGGAAGCTGGGTTATACGATCAAGCTTCTCGTCGTCATCCGCTACCATGAAGGGCAGGAAGACGCCCTGGAACTGCGCGTGCAGCCCTGCTTTGTCCATGACTGGCACATCCTGGCCTCCGTGAACGGCGTGTTCAACGCCATTTCCGTCACGGGAGACATTGTAGGGGAAACGCTGTTCTACGGACGCGGGGCGGGCAAGAATCCCACGGCTTCCGCCGTCATCAGCGATGTCATCACCGCCATGCGTGAGAGCCGCTATCCGGAGTACCATACGGGCTTCAATCCTTACGCCAAGTCCTGCGGAGTCATGCACATCAATGATACGGTCACTCCGTATTACGTCCGCTTCCAGGTGGCGGACCAGCCCGGCGTCATTGCGGAAATAGCCCGCATTCTGGCAACCTTCGGCATCGGCATTTCCGCCACCTCCTCCGCGCCCAGCCACATTGCCGAGAACGGGGAACCCTGGAATGACCTGGTCTTTATCCTGCACACCTGCCCGTGGGGCCAGCTCCAGAAGGCCCTGGCGGAAATTGCGCGTATTTCCTGCGTGGCGGCGGAGCCCCGCGTACTCCGCATTGAACATCTTCTCCCTCAATCCTAA